Proteins encoded by one window of Candidatus Hydrogenedentota bacterium:
- a CDS encoding polysaccharide biosynthesis protein, translated as MPALATLQEYEQLATGRAASCFSEAVDAHRDALREAIAGKRVAIIGAAGSIGFSVVKCFLEFQPGALSLIDLSENNLVEVVRELRSSANLAIPEDFAALPIGLGSAECIRYFAEMKPFDYILNLSAIKHVRSEKDIYCLMRMIDTNVTFPSQFLEALPYSFTKFFSVSSDKATNPANLMGASKRVMEKVLLYHSDRQPFSSARFANVAFSDGSLPHGFLRRLEKRQPLSAPNDVKRYFISHEEAGQICLLSCVLGHNREILFPRMEEGLDEKTFSEIAEAFLERSGLEPVHCDSEDEARSRASELIPQGKWPCYYFQSETTGEKAYEEFYTEQDEVRFDRFANIGSITLENDPADRVRVENFMDFARGASQRPGILKADYVRAFLEAVPELEHEEKAKSLDQRM; from the coding sequence ATGCCCGCACTGGCAACCCTGCAAGAATACGAACAACTGGCGACGGGCCGCGCGGCGTCGTGCTTCAGTGAAGCGGTTGACGCACACCGCGACGCCCTTCGCGAGGCGATAGCCGGCAAGCGCGTGGCGATCATCGGCGCCGCGGGTTCCATCGGTTTTTCCGTCGTGAAGTGCTTTCTGGAATTTCAGCCGGGCGCACTCTCTCTCATTGATCTTAGCGAGAACAATCTGGTGGAGGTGGTGCGGGAGCTTCGGTCGTCCGCGAACCTTGCGATCCCCGAGGATTTCGCCGCGTTACCGATCGGGTTGGGCAGCGCCGAATGTATCCGCTACTTCGCGGAGATGAAGCCCTTCGATTACATCCTTAACCTTTCGGCCATCAAGCATGTCCGCTCGGAAAAAGACATCTATTGCCTCATGCGGATGATCGACACCAACGTGACCTTCCCGTCGCAGTTTCTGGAGGCCCTGCCTTATTCGTTTACGAAGTTCTTCTCGGTTTCTTCCGATAAGGCGACGAACCCGGCGAACTTGATGGGTGCCAGCAAGCGGGTGATGGAGAAGGTGCTCCTGTACCATTCGGACCGGCAGCCCTTTTCGTCGGCGCGCTTTGCGAACGTCGCCTTCTCCGACGGCAGTTTGCCCCACGGCTTTCTGCGTCGCCTCGAAAAGCGCCAGCCGCTCTCCGCGCCCAACGACGTGAAGCGCTACTTCATCTCCCACGAAGAGGCGGGTCAGATCTGCCTGCTTTCGTGTGTACTCGGACATAACCGCGAGATCCTGTTTCCGCGGATGGAGGAGGGACTGGACGAGAAGACCTTCTCCGAAATCGCGGAGGCCTTCCTGGAACGGAGTGGTCTTGAGCCCGTGCACTGTGACAGCGAGGACGAGGCGCGCAGTCGGGCGTCGGAGCTCATCCCGCAGGGAAAGTGGCCGTGTTACTACTTCCAAAGCGAGACGACGGGTGAGAAGGCCTATGAAGAATTCTACACCGAGCAGGATGAAGTGCGCTTTGATCGCTTCGCCAATATCGGCTCGATCACGCTGGAAAACGATCCGGCGGATCGTGTGCGGGTGGAGAACTTCATGGATTTTGCACGCGGTGCGAGCCAGCGACCGGGCATCCTTAAGGCGGACTACGTGCGGGCCTTTCTGGAGGCCGTTCCCGAGCTGGAGCACGAAGAAAAGGCGAAGAGCCTCGATCAGCGAATGTAA
- a CDS encoding DegT/DnrJ/EryC1/StrS family aminotransferase encodes MSLTYTDWPSFSEEEIEAVGGVLRSGKVNYWTGTETREFEKEFAAFAGSKHAVALANGTLALELALRVLGVKAGDEVVVTPRTFIASASAAVIQGMIPVFADVDRDSGNITAESIAQVLTPRTKAIVLVHIAGWPCDMDPILALACERGIKVIEDCAQCHGAMYKGRPCGSLGDIAAWSFCQDKIMTTGGEGGMITLNDDAMWEEAWTYKDHGKSYDAIYRRPAPEGYRWLHEDFGTNWRLTEMQSVLGRIQLKRMPEWKALRARNAGILAQRFGANPFLRVPLPGADFDHAYYKFHVFIRPEQLKSGWTRDRILSECDARGIPCRNGVCGEIYMEKAFEKAGLRPKERLPVARELGETSLMFMVHPTLSEAHMHDMADRMSAVFAEATAGV; translated from the coding sequence ATGAGTCTGACGTATACCGATTGGCCGAGTTTTTCCGAGGAGGAGATTGAGGCGGTCGGCGGCGTGCTTCGATCGGGCAAGGTCAACTACTGGACCGGCACGGAGACGCGCGAGTTTGAGAAAGAGTTCGCCGCGTTTGCGGGCAGTAAGCATGCGGTGGCGCTGGCCAACGGCACGCTTGCGCTGGAGCTCGCGCTGCGGGTTTTGGGTGTGAAAGCGGGCGACGAGGTTGTCGTGACGCCCCGCACGTTCATTGCCTCGGCGAGTGCCGCCGTGATTCAGGGCATGATCCCCGTCTTTGCGGATGTGGATCGCGATAGCGGGAATATCACCGCCGAGTCTATCGCGCAGGTGCTAACGCCGCGCACCAAGGCCATCGTGCTGGTGCATATTGCGGGCTGGCCCTGCGACATGGACCCGATCCTCGCGCTGGCGTGCGAGCGCGGTATCAAGGTGATTGAAGATTGCGCGCAATGCCATGGCGCGATGTACAAGGGCCGTCCCTGCGGGTCGCTGGGGGATATCGCGGCGTGGTCCTTCTGCCAGGACAAGATTATGACGACGGGCGGCGAAGGCGGCATGATCACGTTAAATGACGACGCGATGTGGGAGGAGGCGTGGACCTACAAGGACCACGGCAAGAGCTACGACGCGATCTATCGCCGGCCCGCGCCCGAGGGCTACCGCTGGCTTCACGAAGATTTTGGAACGAACTGGCGGCTCACGGAAATGCAGTCGGTGCTGGGCCGGATCCAGTTGAAGCGAATGCCCGAGTGGAAGGCGTTGCGCGCGCGCAATGCGGGGATCCTCGCGCAGCGATTCGGTGCGAACCCGTTCCTTCGCGTGCCGCTGCCAGGCGCGGATTTTGATCACGCGTACTACAAATTTCACGTCTTCATTCGGCCCGAGCAGCTCAAGTCGGGCTGGACCCGCGACCGCATCCTCTCCGAGTGCGACGCGCGGGGCATACCCTGCCGCAATGGCGTTTGTGGGGAGATTTACATGGAAAAGGCTTTTGAGAAGGCCGGTCTCCGCCCCAAGGAACGCCTACCGGTGGCGCGGGAACTGGGCGAGACCTCGCTCATGTTCATGGTCCACCCCACCCTCTCTGAAGCACACATGCACGATATGGCGGATCGCATGTCGGCGGTATTCGCCGAAGCGACGGCGGGAGTCTGA
- a CDS encoding sugar transferase yields MYFFIKRCLDLAVGIGVLLLLSPILLGIILVLRFTGEGEVFFLQERIGYKERPFKIWKFATMLKSSPNSGTVTAAHDPRVLPFGRFLRWSKLNELAQILNIIAGSMSLVGPRPLTLECFDCYPDEVKRLVYQSKPGLTGIGSVVFRKEDDITARSGKPLMQSYREDVMPIKGALEAWYLQNRSLWVDLKIILLTALAILLPGNRLHERWFKGLPPMPQI; encoded by the coding sequence ATGTACTTTTTTATAAAGCGATGTTTAGACCTGGCCGTGGGTATCGGGGTTCTATTGCTCCTGTCGCCCATATTGCTCGGCATTATCCTCGTGCTTCGTTTCACGGGGGAAGGGGAAGTTTTTTTTCTTCAGGAGCGCATCGGCTACAAGGAGCGACCCTTCAAGATCTGGAAGTTCGCGACGATGCTGAAAAGCAGCCCGAATTCGGGCACGGTGACCGCCGCGCACGATCCGCGGGTGCTCCCTTTCGGTCGCTTTCTTCGCTGGAGCAAGCTGAACGAGCTGGCGCAGATCCTGAACATTATCGCGGGGTCCATGTCTCTCGTGGGTCCGCGCCCCCTCACGCTGGAGTGCTTTGACTGCTACCCCGACGAAGTGAAGCGCCTGGTCTATCAGAGCAAGCCGGGCCTTACCGGGATCGGCTCGGTGGTCTTCCGCAAGGAAGACGACATCACCGCGCGCTCCGGAAAGCCGCTGATGCAGAGTTATCGCGAGGATGTGATGCCGATCAAGGGCGCGCTCGAGGCATGGTATCTGCAAAATCGCTCGCTGTGGGTCGATCTCAAGATTATTCTGCTTACGGCACTGGCCATTCTCTTACCCGGCAACCGCCTGCACGAGCGCTGGTTCAAGGGGCTGCCCCCCATGCCTCAGATCTAA
- a CDS encoding O-antigen ligase family protein, whose protein sequence is MDTNETLGVTPEARSGLIAFRACIVIVAACTLAVLAGATSWMVGPILLVCGLLLIARNTQAALCFIAFSIMPFGVVQQEVAGITFNLPEVLILLLAAKVAALMLVRRDGFGPRVPLVPLGLFAFSLVAAVGTGVLRQNGLVAVLQDFRQFSEFVVLFWLVLQTVRTHDQARSIALCFVLGAAFIACHGILQQFTFAGITEKQIASDTILHNGVRSGSFYGATALGGMMVLACGPALGVLLSSRRRAVQALITACILLCLFAVVFTKTRGSWLGLAVAIGYLAVSVRPPRRVVLGAGIVGLIFAVLLGPMIASRIATLADPAHDQSLMDRAQYYTAAWHIGRAHPVLGLGWGCYYDISEILKNEGYIRVPRPDADALAALAEEEGPVEVTVHSAYLQLFVKTGLLGVLGFFGVVLAWLERAWRSRHARRDEDPGWALYAGVTAGLAGYLFHSTFENFFQWPVMAQSFWLLMGLSFVLAPVEGRAARYRVPAFALVLGFVVFALFMFVCIRLERLHTDNFEQNVARALADGDMEKALGIASRAVDVEIDKPLPKAIYGRVLLQAGQVEEGLSQLRQAAGEVHKKGTPPSQQTGPACYFAPARLALGRQALAQGDLAGALAQFELAGADADLRAESFSEFHDILYEAWSRRGRWDRAVDFGLPDEAAQATMPAWSLVQIGQALADRARWDDLERVTDALAARGEFANELATLRGRGQLAAGDSAGAAVTFAQATGREDAAYLRGVALEAAGQAVEAVGAYRAVAQDKALRGMALARAAALLSEPATRQAALADLALEINQLLPVNSAKGSEAGALQLRAIGRGGDTTIQGGRFPLLLLWEDASTTADGSGISVAPGAGGEATVRLAGGKQLLQLQWVENQVNWESVERAYPGDTVLPGWIDAGREWFHLRNTPGFVVERAEDGDGLLTLPALSWIFSAAQPVQPGSAWLVLGRLRDPGGNANFGWQVVNGENDVIDMSAPHGAAQADGWSPRADFVTAGEGAAGVRLVFETNWPLRAPATLDDAALVAITVPVWP, encoded by the coding sequence ATGGATACGAACGAAACGCTTGGGGTGACCCCTGAGGCCCGCAGCGGCCTAATCGCATTCCGCGCCTGCATAGTTATCGTCGCGGCATGTACCCTCGCCGTGCTGGCGGGCGCGACGTCGTGGATGGTGGGGCCGATTCTCCTGGTCTGTGGCTTGCTCCTGATTGCGCGCAATACCCAGGCCGCCCTCTGCTTCATTGCCTTTTCCATCATGCCCTTCGGCGTCGTGCAACAGGAAGTGGCTGGAATCACCTTCAACTTGCCTGAAGTGCTCATCCTGCTGCTGGCGGCAAAAGTGGCGGCGCTCATGCTGGTGCGTCGCGACGGCTTCGGCCCGCGCGTGCCCCTTGTACCGCTCGGGCTTTTCGCATTCTCCCTCGTGGCCGCCGTGGGCACGGGCGTGCTCCGGCAAAACGGTTTGGTGGCGGTGCTGCAGGACTTTCGGCAGTTCAGCGAGTTCGTCGTGTTGTTCTGGCTGGTGCTCCAGACGGTTCGAACCCACGATCAGGCCCGGTCCATCGCGCTCTGCTTTGTGCTGGGCGCCGCGTTTATCGCGTGCCACGGGATCCTGCAGCAGTTCACCTTTGCCGGTATCACGGAGAAGCAAATCGCCAGCGACACAATACTGCACAACGGAGTGCGCAGCGGATCCTTCTACGGCGCCACGGCCCTGGGCGGCATGATGGTGCTGGCCTGCGGCCCGGCCCTCGGTGTGCTCCTTTCTTCGCGCAGGCGCGCGGTTCAGGCACTGATCACGGCGTGCATCCTACTTTGCCTCTTCGCCGTAGTGTTCACGAAGACGCGGGGCTCCTGGCTCGGGCTGGCCGTGGCCATCGGTTATCTGGCCGTGTCGGTTCGTCCACCCCGGCGGGTGGTCCTCGGCGCGGGGATTGTAGGGCTGATTTTCGCAGTGCTCCTGGGCCCCATGATCGCCAGTCGCATCGCCACGCTCGCGGATCCGGCCCATGATCAGTCGCTGATGGACCGGGCCCAGTACTACACTGCGGCCTGGCACATCGGCCGTGCGCACCCGGTGCTGGGCCTCGGCTGGGGCTGCTACTACGATATTTCGGAAATCCTCAAAAACGAGGGCTATATTCGCGTGCCCCGGCCCGATGCGGACGCCCTGGCCGCACTGGCGGAAGAAGAGGGGCCGGTGGAAGTGACGGTCCACAGCGCCTACCTCCAGTTGTTTGTGAAGACGGGGCTGCTCGGCGTGCTGGGCTTTTTCGGGGTGGTGCTGGCCTGGCTGGAGCGGGCCTGGCGTTCGCGCCACGCGCGGCGGGACGAGGATCCCGGCTGGGCGCTCTATGCCGGCGTGACGGCGGGCCTGGCGGGCTACCTCTTTCACAGCACCTTCGAGAATTTCTTCCAGTGGCCGGTGATGGCCCAGTCCTTCTGGCTGCTTATGGGCTTGTCCTTTGTGCTGGCGCCGGTGGAAGGCCGGGCCGCGCGCTATCGTGTTCCGGCTTTCGCCCTGGTCCTCGGCTTCGTCGTGTTCGCCCTGTTCATGTTTGTCTGCATTCGACTGGAGCGCCTGCACACCGACAACTTCGAGCAGAACGTGGCCCGGGCGCTGGCCGATGGCGACATGGAGAAGGCCCTGGGCATTGCCAGTCGGGCGGTGGATGTGGAGATTGACAAGCCCCTGCCCAAAGCCATCTACGGGCGCGTGCTGCTCCAGGCAGGCCAGGTGGAGGAGGGGCTTTCCCAATTGCGTCAGGCCGCGGGCGAAGTTCACAAAAAGGGCACGCCACCCAGCCAGCAAACGGGACCGGCCTGTTACTTTGCGCCGGCGCGACTCGCCCTGGGGCGCCAGGCGCTTGCGCAGGGTGACCTCGCGGGCGCCCTGGCTCAATTTGAATTGGCGGGGGCAGACGCCGATCTACGGGCGGAATCCTTTAGCGAGTTTCACGACATTCTCTATGAGGCGTGGTCGCGCCGGGGCCGCTGGGATCGCGCCGTGGATTTTGGACTGCCCGATGAGGCCGCCCAGGCCACCATGCCGGCCTGGAGCCTCGTGCAAATCGGTCAGGCCCTTGCCGACCGCGCGCGCTGGGACGACTTAGAACGGGTCACCGATGCCCTCGCCGCCCGTGGCGAGTTCGCAAACGAGTTGGCCACCCTTCGTGGCCGAGGACAACTGGCGGCTGGCGATTCTGCCGGGGCCGCCGTAACCTTTGCACAGGCAACGGGACGGGAAGATGCCGCGTACTTGCGCGGCGTGGCGCTGGAAGCGGCGGGGCAGGCTGTCGAGGCGGTGGGGGCCTATCGCGCCGTGGCGCAGGACAAAGCCCTCCGGGGCATGGCCCTCGCGCGGGCCGCGGCCCTGCTCAGTGAACCTGCAACGCGGCAGGCCGCGCTTGCGGACCTTGCCCTCGAAATTAACCAGCTCCTGCCGGTGAACTCGGCCAAAGGGTCGGAAGCGGGCGCCCTTCAACTGCGCGCCATCGGCCGAGGTGGCGATACCACGATTCAGGGCGGGCGCTTTCCCCTGCTGCTACTCTGGGAAGACGCTTCGACCACCGCCGACGGTTCCGGGATCAGCGTGGCCCCCGGTGCGGGCGGCGAGGCCACCGTGCGACTCGCGGGCGGGAAGCAGCTCCTGCAATTGCAGTGGGTAGAGAATCAGGTCAACTGGGAGAGTGTGGAACGCGCCTATCCGGGCGATACCGTGCTGCCCGGCTGGATCGACGCGGGGCGGGAGTGGTTCCACCTCCGCAACACGCCGGGCTTCGTCGTGGAGCGCGCGGAAGATGGGGATGGCCTGTTGACCCTTCCCGCGCTCTCATGGATCTTCAGCGCGGCGCAGCCCGTGCAACCGGGGAGCGCCTGGCTCGTGCTGGGCCGCCTCCGCGATCCCGGTGGCAACGCGAACTTCGGCTGGCAGGTGGTTAATGGAGAGAACGATGTGATCGACATGTCGGCACCACACGGCGCCGCGCAGGCGGACGGCTGGTCTCCGCGGGCAGACTTCGTGACAGCGGGCGAGGGGGCCGCAGGAGTGCGCCTGGTTTTCGAGACGAACTGGCCCCTTCGGGCTCCGGCCACACTGGACGACGCGGCGTTGGTGGCGATCACGGTGCCAGTGTGGCCGTGA
- a CDS encoding GNAT family N-acetyltransferase, which produces MIEPGERADAGAVARLHFAHIDQGFLRSLGVDFLIVLYEYISEHELLFVAREQGEVKGFISASTGTSSMMKRFVIKKFLRVTPTLAKLLFSPNLIPKVLETLFSPGKTEASVSSLGRVPELLSIVIAPEFRGSPISQELLAALEATLRALGHTQYKVVAGASLAAANAYYRKHGFVLAGTVTIHRGETSKVYLKTLS; this is translated from the coding sequence ATGATCGAACCAGGGGAACGAGCAGACGCCGGGGCGGTGGCCCGTCTGCATTTTGCGCATATTGACCAAGGCTTTCTGCGAAGCCTGGGTGTTGATTTCCTGATTGTTCTGTACGAGTACATCTCGGAACACGAATTGCTGTTTGTCGCGCGGGAACAGGGCGAAGTAAAGGGCTTCATATCGGCAAGTACCGGCACTTCCTCTATGATGAAGCGATTTGTGATCAAGAAGTTCCTGCGCGTGACGCCGACGCTGGCCAAGTTGCTCTTTTCCCCTAACCTCATCCCCAAGGTGCTGGAGACCCTCTTTTCGCCAGGCAAGACCGAAGCCAGCGTGAGCAGCCTTGGTCGAGTGCCGGAGCTCTTGTCGATTGTAATCGCGCCTGAGTTCCGCGGAAGCCCAATCTCGCAGGAGTTGCTGGCGGCGCTGGAGGCCACCCTTCGCGCTTTGGGGCACACGCAGTACAAGGTGGTGGCGGGCGCCTCGCTGGCGGCGGCCAACGCCTACTATCGGAAGCATGGCTTCGTGTTGGCGGGCACGGTGACTATTCACCGGGGGGAGACGTCGAAGGTTTACCTGAAAACCCTGTCCTGA
- a CDS encoding glycosyltransferase family 4 protein, translating into MEVKTAPARILIVGPMPPPPSGTTTLLEYLVDILQSDPSVELHVVNTLGVRGKGLRGAMRFLRMIRSIHGFARRSDIVTLHCSTTGLHVMGPAMYLIARMTGKPLIVRKFAGDDVQTTLRGAGRWLAEYVLRHTDLYLAESKLLVDAARARGISRVEWYPNSRPIPAAAEEPDPDEGSCSRYVYIGRVNESKGMQVLAEASSRLPEGISIDVYGPWADDFPRNVFDGCPKIKYHGALQPEEIVPTFRMYDASLLPTHYRGEGYPGAILESFLAGLPVIVTRWRAIPEIVDENVGLFVEPKDAAGLADAMIRLHDDPAHFRRLRSNTRAQAEYFAADRWAGYFLDRCRALAVGSESRLR; encoded by the coding sequence ATGGAAGTGAAAACGGCTCCGGCACGCATACTCATTGTTGGTCCTATGCCGCCACCACCGTCGGGCACCACCACGCTGCTGGAATATTTAGTGGATATCCTCCAATCGGATCCTTCAGTCGAGCTTCATGTCGTTAACACCCTTGGTGTTCGGGGCAAGGGACTCCGCGGCGCCATGCGATTCTTGAGAATGATTCGAAGCATCCACGGGTTCGCACGGCGAAGCGATATCGTCACGCTTCATTGCAGTACCACGGGACTGCATGTGATGGGGCCAGCGATGTACCTGATCGCCCGTATGACAGGCAAGCCGCTTATTGTCCGGAAGTTTGCCGGGGATGATGTTCAGACGACCTTGCGGGGTGCAGGCCGCTGGCTTGCGGAGTACGTACTGCGGCACACGGACTTGTACCTCGCGGAATCAAAGCTGCTGGTGGATGCGGCGCGCGCGCGGGGAATTTCCCGGGTGGAGTGGTATCCCAACAGCCGCCCGATTCCCGCCGCGGCGGAGGAGCCCGATCCCGATGAGGGTAGTTGCAGCCGATACGTGTACATAGGCAGAGTCAATGAGAGCAAAGGCATGCAGGTGCTGGCGGAGGCGTCTTCCCGCCTGCCCGAGGGCATCAGCATCGATGTATACGGGCCCTGGGCCGACGACTTTCCGCGGAATGTTTTTGATGGATGTCCGAAGATAAAATACCATGGCGCGTTGCAGCCGGAAGAGATCGTCCCGACTTTCCGCATGTATGACGCGAGTTTGCTACCGACCCACTACCGGGGCGAAGGCTATCCCGGCGCCATCCTGGAATCATTTCTGGCGGGGCTGCCCGTTATCGTGACGCGCTGGCGCGCGATTCCGGAAATTGTTGATGAGAACGTGGGCCTGTTTGTGGAGCCGAAGGACGCTGCAGGACTGGCGGACGCCATGATTCGCCTGCACGACGACCCCGCGCATTTTCGCCGTTTGCGCTCCAACACGCGGGCCCAGGCGGAGTATTTTGCTGCGGATCGCTGGGCGGGCTATTTTCTTGATCGATGCCGGGCGCTTGCCGTGGGCAGCGAAAGTCGGCTGCGCTAA
- a CDS encoding glycosyltransferase family 4 protein, protein MKIVYLHQYFNTPEMSGGTRSYEMARRLVARGHEVHLITSRREGSTSAGGWEVTDESGITVHWLFVPYSNATPYAERIVAFFRFAAASARRAASVGGDVIFASSTPLTIALPGAYAAWRGKIPMVFEVRDLWPELPIAAGAIKSRPAIFLARCLERFAYRNSAAIVALSPGMKEGVVRAGYPAEKVEVIPNSADLELFRVPPSEGEAFRSRHDWLGDRPLVVYVGTMGRVNGVDYLARIAAAAKGLNPEVRFLVVGDGAESERVASVARDLGVLGDNFHMVPPLHKREIPAVLSAANLATSLVVPLPEMRWNSANKYFDALASGTPISINHSGWLADLIREHGVGLVVDEDDPASAAQGIVTAVSDQKWLEKASLAAGKLAEEKFSRDRLAEALERVLRIAVDGDGPEGSER, encoded by the coding sequence ATGAAGATCGTATATTTGCATCAGTACTTCAACACGCCGGAAATGAGCGGCGGCACGCGTTCCTACGAAATGGCCCGGCGGCTTGTTGCCCGCGGCCACGAGGTTCATCTGATCACATCGCGCCGAGAGGGCTCCACTTCAGCCGGAGGCTGGGAGGTGACGGATGAATCAGGAATAACGGTGCATTGGCTATTCGTGCCCTATTCCAATGCGACGCCCTATGCCGAGAGAATCGTGGCTTTTTTTCGATTCGCGGCGGCCTCCGCGCGGCGCGCCGCCTCGGTGGGCGGCGACGTTATCTTTGCGAGCAGCACGCCGCTCACCATAGCGTTGCCGGGAGCCTACGCGGCCTGGCGCGGCAAGATTCCCATGGTATTCGAAGTGCGGGATCTATGGCCGGAACTGCCCATTGCCGCCGGTGCAATCAAGAGCAGGCCCGCCATCTTTCTGGCGCGATGCCTCGAACGCTTTGCCTACCGCAACTCCGCCGCCATTGTCGCCCTTTCTCCCGGCATGAAGGAGGGCGTGGTGCGCGCGGGATACCCCGCTGAGAAGGTGGAAGTTATTCCCAATAGCGCGGATCTGGAACTGTTCCGCGTGCCTCCCTCGGAAGGCGAGGCTTTTCGCAGTCGGCATGATTGGCTGGGAGATCGTCCGCTGGTGGTCTATGTCGGCACCATGGGTCGTGTAAACGGCGTGGATTATCTGGCCAGGATAGCGGCGGCGGCGAAAGGATTGAACCCGGAGGTGCGATTTCTGGTGGTGGGTGATGGCGCGGAGAGCGAGCGCGTTGCGTCGGTTGCCCGTGATCTCGGGGTGCTCGGCGATAATTTTCACATGGTTCCGCCGCTCCACAAACGTGAGATTCCCGCCGTCCTCTCCGCTGCAAATCTGGCGACCTCCCTCGTGGTGCCCCTGCCGGAGATGCGTTGGAATTCCGCAAACAAATATTTCGATGCGTTGGCGTCGGGTACGCCGATCAGCATTAATCATTCCGGCTGGCTGGCTGATTTGATCCGTGAACATGGTGTGGGTCTGGTTGTGGACGAGGACGACCCGGCGTCTGCGGCGCAGGGTATTGTGACGGCGGTGAGTGACCAGAAGTGGCTTGAGAAAGCGAGCCTCGCGGCGGGAAAGCTGGCGGAGGAAAAGTTCTCCCGTGACCGGCTGGCCGAGGCTCTGGAGCGGGTGCTTCGGATTGCGGTTGATGGCGATGGGCCCGAAGGCTCGGAGCGATGA
- a CDS encoding glycosyltransferase family 4 protein translates to MKVLVLTTQFHQLNGAERLGVELAEALNAEAGWKAELGTLYRNDQPGAPEAEAGLSVRGIQDFYYLGLNVRPGPWALILAVIRLRSHLRRRAFDIVETSQITPTILASWASWGLKTAHVAGIHDVFSRERYDTRKHKFWRFSIRGKRCARFYAISSYVARHWIAYSNTPPEKTTLVPNAIPDDCFEALPDREGVRRELGMPPNARIALFVGRMLKRKGIDTVLEGVGPLLEEENLHLAYVGEWGYAPEHFFSGEAMLQQSMLDEIKARGWGARVHFLGRRGDVPRLMASSDVLVHPARIEGFGLVLAEAMAAGLPVVASHVEGIPEVLEGTDSILVPPDDAAAVRDGVLATLTRTPEAAQRAIAKGRERAEGFRLHNRLRALKLLFESAADADGKPAGTKE, encoded by the coding sequence ATGAAGGTGCTTGTATTGACGACGCAGTTCCACCAGCTCAACGGCGCGGAGCGGCTGGGCGTAGAACTCGCGGAGGCGTTGAACGCCGAAGCGGGATGGAAGGCGGAACTGGGAACCCTATACCGCAACGACCAACCGGGAGCGCCAGAGGCCGAAGCCGGGCTCAGCGTCCGGGGCATTCAGGATTTTTACTATCTGGGCCTCAATGTTCGTCCCGGTCCCTGGGCGCTTATCCTGGCGGTGATCCGGCTCCGGTCTCACTTGCGCCGCAGAGCATTTGATATCGTGGAGACGTCTCAAATCACGCCGACAATCCTGGCGAGCTGGGCGTCCTGGGGCCTCAAGACCGCGCATGTCGCGGGCATCCATGACGTATTCAGCCGCGAGCGCTATGATACCCGGAAGCACAAGTTCTGGCGCTTTTCGATTCGCGGAAAACGTTGCGCGCGTTTCTACGCCATTTCAAGCTATGTGGCCCGGCATTGGATCGCCTATTCGAATACGCCCCCGGAAAAGACGACCTTGGTGCCAAACGCCATACCGGACGACTGCTTTGAGGCCCTGCCTGATCGGGAGGGCGTCCGGCGGGAATTGGGGATGCCGCCGAATGCGAGAATTGCCTTGTTCGTCGGGCGCATGCTGAAGCGCAAGGGAATTGACACCGTACTGGAAGGGGTTGGTCCCTTGCTTGAAGAGGAGAATTTGCACTTGGCCTATGTCGGCGAGTGGGGATATGCGCCCGAGCATTTTTTTAGTGGAGAAGCGATGCTTCAGCAATCAATGCTGGATGAAATTAAGGCGCGGGGCTGGGGAGCGCGGGTTCACTTTCTCGGTCGCCGGGGAGATGTGCCGCGCCTGATGGCTTCCAGCGACGTGCTGGTCCACCCGGCGCGCATAGAAGGATTTGGTTTGGTGCTGGCGGAAGCCATGGCCGCCGGCCTGCCGGTGGTGGCCAGCCACGTGGAGGGAATCCCCGAGGTACTGGAGGGAACCGATTCCATCCTGGTGCCTCCGGACGACGCGGCCGCTGTTCGAGATGGGGTGCTGGCTACGCTCACCCGGACGCCCGAGGCGGCCCAACGGGCCATCGCCAAGGGCCGCGAGCGGGCGGAGGGATTCCGGCTTCACAACCGACTTCGAGCGTTGAAGCTGCTCTTCGAGTCCGCCGCCGATGCCGACGGCAAGCCAGCCGGAACCAAGGAATAA